The following are encoded together in the Kingella negevensis genome:
- a CDS encoding 3'-5' exonuclease yields MTPILVFDIETIPDTQSIRVLEQLPSTLSEAEVAEYAFQQRRAKTGSDFMPHHLQRVLAISCCLRWGDKVHIGTLGKTNSSEAEIIAEFFKLIDKYTPQLVSWNGGGFDLPVLHYRALVHGIQAARYWDMGDGDFRDSRDFKYNNYINRYHNRHCDLMDLLAIYTGRANAPLDDLAKMCGFPGKLGMDGSQVWQAFQDGKVQEIRDYCETDVANTYLVFQRYRLMSGAITREEYESEVEKLYEYLFTLSEEKEHWGAFLDAWE; encoded by the coding sequence ATGACCCCCATTCTCGTATTTGACATTGAAACCATACCCGACACCCAATCCATTCGCGTATTAGAACAACTGCCAAGCACCCTCAGCGAAGCCGAAGTTGCCGAATACGCCTTTCAACAACGCCGAGCCAAAACAGGCAGCGACTTCATGCCACACCATTTGCAACGCGTATTAGCTATTTCCTGCTGCCTACGCTGGGGCGACAAAGTTCACATCGGCACACTCGGCAAGACTAACAGCAGCGAAGCCGAAATCATCGCCGAATTTTTCAAACTGATAGACAAATATACACCGCAACTCGTGAGCTGGAACGGCGGCGGTTTTGACCTGCCCGTGCTGCACTATCGCGCACTCGTTCACGGCATTCAGGCAGCCCGTTATTGGGACATGGGCGACGGCGATTTCCGTGACAGCCGCGATTTCAAATACAACAACTACATCAACCGCTATCACAACCGCCACTGCGATTTAATGGACTTGCTCGCCATATATACAGGACGCGCCAACGCTCCATTGGACGACCTTGCCAAAATGTGTGGTTTCCCCGGTAAACTCGGCATGGACGGCAGCCAAGTTTGGCAAGCATTCCAAGACGGCAAAGTACAAGAAATCCGCGATTACTGCGAAACCGATGTCGCCAACACTTATCTCGTGTTCCAACGCTACCGCCTGATGAGCGGCGCAATCACACGCGAAGAATACGAAAGCGAAGTGGAAAAATTGTACGAGTATTTGTTTACTTTGTCTGAAGAAAAAGAACACTGGGGCGCGTTTTTGGACGCTTGGGAATAA
- a CDS encoding IS1 family transposase, with the protein MKTEITLICPRCQGQNIKKNGYSGNRKQKYFCKDCCRNFIGDHNLTYKGCHSKADEQVWRMTVRGCGIRDIAAITGYSKDKVQAALKRHEFEPFPKQKHYSTLEIDEFWTFVGNKSNKVWLVYAYHRESGEIVAYVWGKHDLATARALKRRLKELRVTYDRIATDDWAAFLNVFSNEEWHLVGKQHTVGIEGNNCRLRHKVRRAFRKTCCFSKSMFYHKKVFDLAFFDIHFGIV; encoded by the coding sequence GTGAAAACAGAAATAACTCTAATTTGTCCTCGCTGCCAAGGACAAAATATAAAGAAAAATGGCTACTCTGGCAATCGTAAACAAAAGTATTTTTGTAAAGATTGCTGCCGTAATTTTATTGGCGACCATAACCTTACCTATAAGGGTTGTCATTCCAAAGCTGATGAACAGGTTTGGAGAATGACCGTTAGAGGTTGTGGCATTCGCGATATTGCAGCAATTACGGGTTACAGCAAAGACAAAGTTCAGGCTGCCTTAAAACGCCATGAGTTTGAGCCATTTCCTAAACAAAAACATTACTCTACACTTGAAATAGACGAGTTTTGGACATTTGTCGGTAACAAGTCTAATAAAGTATGGCTAGTCTATGCCTATCACAGAGAAAGTGGCGAAATTGTCGCTTACGTTTGGGGTAAGCACGATTTAGCAACAGCGCGAGCACTCAAACGGCGTTTGAAAGAGTTGCGTGTAACCTATGACAGAATTGCGACCGACGACTGGGCTGCATTTTTAAATGTCTTTTCAAATGAAGAATGGCATCTAGTTGGTAAGCAACACACAGTTGGCATTGAGGGTAATAACTGTCGTTTACGGCACAAAGTAAGGCGAGCGTTTAGAAAAACGTGTTGTTTTTCTAAAAGTATGTTTTATCACAAGAAAGTTTTTGATTTAGCTTTCTTTGATATTCACTTTGGCATTGTTTAG
- a CDS encoding VENN motif pre-toxin domain-containing protein produces the protein MVASVGRVLVVHAVLGAAVAAAGDNNALAGALSAGGVEAAAPYISKWLYGKDKGSDLTAEEKETVTAITNLLGTAMGAAVGNSATDAAQGSLNTQSAVENNWLSAKQLIEVDKAYFACDTDEICKQRVVDEARILNQAQDTRLTWAKFKCTTFSSCDDLNTMDKQWVYSIGINNVVVELRKHYPNATHQQLMQVAQMYAAEADSSYNQGTTRFITGALNDSPAFGLAALGLKTTVKGGINTFLTGPMYGSKAAQLGAIGSESSFIKNIITSQKIAPDLMIKGVHFNIGQIELKALPNHEGGIIFKPVFSYSNPNEVAKAIAQANQALKDERFRTFLIKHAEAGIQMSKQTNNPKILEFQFLKDALQRSSNENIKHKNR, from the coding sequence ATGGTAGCAAGCGTAGGGCGGGTACTCGTTGTCCATGCGGTATTAGGAGCAGCCGTTGCAGCAGCAGGGGACAATAACGCGCTTGCAGGAGCATTGAGTGCAGGTGGAGTGGAAGCAGCTGCGCCTTACATCAGTAAATGGTTATATGGCAAAGACAAAGGAAGCGACTTAACGGCAGAAGAGAAAGAAACTGTAACGGCGATTACGAACCTGTTAGGGACGGCTATGGGGGCAGCGGTCGGCAACAGCGCAACAGATGCAGCGCAAGGCAGCCTGAATACGCAAAGTGCGGTGGAGAATAACTGGTTATCTGCTAAACAGTTAATTGAAGTAGATAAAGCATATTTTGCATGTGATACTGATGAAATATGTAAACAAAGGGTAGTTGATGAGGCTAGAATCTTAAATCAAGCACAAGATACCCGTTTAACTTGGGCAAAATTTAAATGCACTACTTTTAGTTCTTGCGATGACCTAAATACTATGGATAAACAATGGGTTTATTCTATTGGTATAAATAATGTTGTTGTGGAGTTACGAAAACATTATCCAAATGCAACTCATCAGCAGTTAATGCAAGTTGCTCAAATGTATGCTGCCGAAGCTGATAGTAGTTATAATCAAGGGACTACTAGATTTATTACAGGTGCTTTGAATGATTCTCCTGCTTTTGGATTAGCTGCATTAGGATTAAAAACCACAGTTAAAGGAGGAATAAATACATTTTTAACAGGTCCAATGTATGGCTCAAAAGCTGCTCAACTTGGAGCTATTGGTAGTGAATCTAGTTTTATTAAAAACATTATTACATCACAAAAAATAGCACCTGATTTGATGATTAAGGGAGTACATTTCAATATAGGACAAATTGAATTAAAAGCCTTACCTAATCATGAAGGTGGAATTATTTTTAAACCTGTTTTTTCTTATTCTAATCCAAATGAAGTAGCGAAAGCCATTGCACAAGCAAACCAAGCCTTAAAAGATGAAAGGTTTAGGACTTTTTTAATAAAACATGCTGAGGCAGGAATACAAATGTCTAAACAAACTAATAATCCTAAAATTTTAGAATTCCAATTTTTGAAAGATGCTTTACAGAGGTCAAGCAATGAAAATATTAAACATAAAAATAGATGA
- a CDS encoding DsbC family protein, producing the protein MAASEPKAEATKPAAKAEVGKDVPADVTKAITSNLETRYADQKLKIQSVSSTPIAGLYEIVANGKQIAYTDATGNYMLVGDLIETKEGRSLTEERKAVLNAIDYSALPFQYAIKEVRGNGKLQVAVFSDPDCPFCKRLEHEFAQMTDVTIYNFMMPITSLHPDSERKAVQIMCQPNPTQAWVAWMREGKMPPKVAECNNHHVQETMELGEGFGFNGTPTLVFPNGRTQSGYLPTEQLVEVLKANQK; encoded by the coding sequence ATGGCGGCGAGTGAGCCGAAAGCGGAGGCTACTAAACCTGCAGCTAAGGCGGAAGTGGGTAAAGATGTGCCTGCTGATGTGACGAAGGCGATTACGTCTAACTTGGAAACGCGTTATGCTGACCAAAAGTTAAAAATCCAAAGTGTGAGCAGTACGCCGATTGCTGGGTTGTATGAAATTGTGGCAAACGGTAAGCAGATTGCGTACACGGACGCGACAGGCAATTATATGTTGGTGGGCGATTTGATTGAAACGAAAGAGGGTCGCAGCTTAACGGAAGAGCGCAAGGCGGTGTTGAATGCGATTGATTACAGTGCGTTGCCGTTCCAATATGCTATTAAGGAAGTGCGCGGCAATGGTAAATTGCAAGTGGCGGTGTTCTCTGACCCTGATTGCCCGTTCTGCAAACGCTTGGAACATGAATTTGCGCAGATGACGGACGTTACGATTTATAACTTTATGATGCCGATTACATCACTGCACCCTGATTCGGAGCGCAAGGCAGTTCAAATTATGTGTCAGCCAAACCCAACTCAAGCGTGGGTAGCTTGGATGCGTGAGGGCAAAATGCCGCCGAAAGTGGCTGAGTGCAATAATCATCACGTTCAGGAAACAATGGAACTGGGCGAGGGCTTTGGTTTCAATGGTACGCCTACGCTGGTGTTCCCGAATGGTCGAACGCAAAGCGGTTATTTGCCTACTGAGCAACTGGTTGAGGTTTTGAAAGCGAATCAGAAATAA
- a CDS encoding IS5 family transposase, giving the protein MSRNTLTNETWSRLLPILKQLGIYRKKNLRKTVEGILFRLRTGCQWADIPSYFGKANSLYQSFNRWSKRGIFTKLFKHLADTPDMEWVFMDGSHIRVHQHGMGKKSIVHQAVGKSIGGHTSKIHLAVDACGNPIEFMITAGNVNEIVVAPDLLAQLDLSDNETVCADRGFDSDTFRRLIHSKQSKANIPYKKNREHLNVDTDWYLYKIRHLVENAFARLKHFRALATRYDKLKRNYESTVSLACALIWLKL; this is encoded by the coding sequence ATGTCCCGAAACACGCTTACAAATGAAACATGGTCAAGACTGTTGCCCATTTTGAAACAGCTTGGCATTTATCGCAAGAAAAATTTACGCAAAACAGTAGAAGGTATCCTGTTTCGCTTACGTACAGGCTGCCAATGGGCTGATATACCTAGTTATTTTGGTAAAGCAAACAGCCTTTACCAAAGTTTCAATCGCTGGTCTAAACGCGGTATTTTTACCAAATTATTTAAACATTTGGCAGATACACCCGATATGGAATGGGTCTTTATGGACGGTAGTCATATCCGTGTTCATCAACACGGCATGGGTAAAAAATCCATTGTGCATCAAGCTGTCGGTAAGAGTATCGGAGGTCATACGTCTAAAATTCATTTAGCGGTTGATGCTTGTGGTAATCCAATTGAATTTATGATTACAGCTGGTAATGTAAATGAGATTGTTGTTGCGCCTGATTTATTGGCACAATTGGACTTAAGTGATAATGAAACCGTGTGTGCTGATAGGGGTTTTGACAGTGATACTTTTCGTCGGTTAATTCATTCTAAACAAAGTAAAGCCAATATTCCATATAAGAAAAATAGAGAACATCTTAATGTGGACACAGATTGGTATTTATATAAAATCAGGCACTTGGTAGAAAATGCTTTTGCACGATTAAAGCATTTTCGTGCGCTGGCAACACGGTACGATAAATTAAAACGTAATTATGAAAGTACCGTGTCATTAGCTTGTGCTTTGATTTGGTTGAAATTATAG
- a CDS encoding IS1 family transposase, whose amino-acid sequence MKIQITLKCPRCQGQNIKKNGYSGNRKQKYFCKDCCRNFIGDHNLTYKGCHSKADEQVWRMTVRGCGIRDIAAITGYSKDKVQAALKRHEFEPFPKQKHYSTLEIDEFWTFVGNKSNKVWLVYAYHRESGEIVAYVWGKHDLATARALKQRLKELRITYDRMATDDWAAFLNVFSNEEWHLVGKQHTVGIEGNNCRLRHKVRRAFRKTCCFSKSMFYHKKVFDLAFFDIHFGIV is encoded by the coding sequence GTGAAAATACAAATAACTCTGAAATGTCCTCGCTGCCAAGGACAAAATATAAAGAAAAATGGCTACTCTGGCAATCGTAAACAAAAATATTTTTGCAAAGATTGTTGTCGTAATTTTATTGGCGACCATAACCTTACCTATAAGGGTTGTCATTCCAAAGCTGATGAACAGGTTTGGAGAATGACCGTTAGAGGTTGTGGTATTCGCGATATTGCAGCAATTACGGGTTACAGCAAAGACAAGGTTCAGGCTGCTTTAAAACGCCATGAGTTTGAGCCATTTCCTAAACAAAAACATTACTCTACACTTGAAATAGACGAGTTTTGGACATTTGTCGGTAACAAGTCTAATAAAGTGTGGCTAGTCTATGCCTATCACAGAGAAAGTGGCGAAATTGTCGCTTACGTTTGGGGTAAGCACGATTTAGCAACAGCGCGAGCACTCAAACAGCGTTTAAAAGAATTACGCATAACTTACGACAGAATGGCGACCGACGACTGGGCTGCATTTTTAAATGTCTTTTCAAATGAAGAATGGCATCTAGTTGGTAAGCAACACACAGTTGGCATTGAGGGTAATAACTGTCGTTTACGGCACAAAGTAAGGCGAGCGTTTAGAAAAACGTGTTGCTTTTCTAAAAGTATGTTTTATCACAAGAAAGTTTTTGATTTAGCTTTCTTTGATATTCACTTTGGCATTGTTTAG
- a CDS encoding IS5 family transposase, giving the protein MSRNTLTNETWSRLLPILKQLGIYRKKNLRKTVEGILFRLRTGCQWADIPSYFGKANSLYQSFNRWSKRGIFTKLFKHLADTPDMEWVFMDGSHIRVHQHGMGKKSIVHQAVGKSIGGHTSKIHLAVDACGNPIEFMITAGNVNEIVVAPDLLAQLDLSDNETVCADRGFDSDTFRRLIHSKQSKANIPYKKNREHLNVDTDWYLYKIRHLVENAFARLKHFRALATRYDKLKRNYESTVSLACALIWLKL; this is encoded by the coding sequence ATGTCCCGAAACACGCTTACAAATGAAACATGGTCAAGACTGTTGCCTATTTTGAAACAGCTTGGCATTTATCGCAAGAAAAATTTACGCAAAACAGTAGAAGGTATCCTGTTTCGCTTACGTACAGGCTGCCAATGGGCTGATATACCTAGTTATTTTGGTAAAGCAAACAGCCTTTACCAAAGTTTCAATCGCTGGTCTAAACGCGGTATTTTTACCAAATTATTTAAACATTTGGCAGATACACCCGATATGGAATGGGTCTTTATGGACGGTAGTCATATCCGTGTTCATCAACACGGCATGGGTAAAAAATCCATTGTGCATCAAGCTGTCGGTAAGAGTATCGGAGGTCATACGTCTAAAATTCATTTAGCGGTTGATGCTTGTGGTAATCCAATTGAATTTATGATTACAGCTGGTAATGTAAATGAGATTGTTGTTGCGCCTGATTTATTGGCACAATTGGACTTAAGTGATAATGAAACCGTGTGTGCTGATAGGGGTTTTGACAGTGATACTTTTCGTCGGTTAATTCATTCTAAACAAAGTAAAGCCAATATTCCATATAAGAAAAATAGAGAACATCTTAATGTGGACACAGATTGGTATTTATATAAAATCAGGCACTTGGTAGAAAATGCTTTTGCACGATTAAAGCATTTTCGTGCGCTGGCAACACGGTACGATAAATTAAAACGTAATTATGAAAGTACCGTGTCATTAGCTTGTGCTTTGATTTGGTTGAAATTATAG
- a CDS encoding type II toxin-antitoxin system RelE/ParE family toxin — MYFHTFNNTLFSLLFYCLFFTAHFSGHYQNKIYCLHAFKKKTRRTSKKDTEIIRKRYSEVKKF; from the coding sequence TTGTATTTTCACACATTCAATAATACTCTGTTTTCGCTGCTTTTTTATTGCTTATTTTTTACAGCACATTTTTCAGGACACTACCAAAATAAGATTTATTGCTTACACGCATTTAAGAAGAAGACGCGGAGAACTTCGAAAAAGGATACTGAAATAATTAGAAAACGGTATTCTGAAGTTAAAAAATTTTGA
- a CDS encoding immunity 8 family protein: MINLELKAINLYDCAFEDFVPEIKDNFCVGIDLDIGTDDSDAADIFSVRICSPKWILHNCFQNQRVKWGVGMMIMNEFNHSVIKSEIEKILKECSKETWEKSLTYLLRFFSWEFEDYQC, from the coding sequence ATGATTAACCTAGAATTGAAAGCCATCAATCTTTACGATTGTGCCTTTGAAGATTTCGTTCCCGAAATCAAAGACAATTTTTGTGTGGGAATTGATTTAGACATAGGAACTGATGATAGTGATGCTGCAGATATATTTTCTGTTCGCATATGCTCTCCTAAATGGATTTTGCATAATTGTTTCCAAAATCAAAGGGTTAAATGGGGAGTGGGTATGATGATTATGAATGAATTTAATCATTCTGTTATTAAATCGGAAATTGAGAAAATTCTTAAAGAATGTTCAAAAGAAACTTGGGAAAAGTCATTGACTTATTTACTTCGTTTTTTTTCGTGGGAATTTGAAGATTATCAGTGCTAA
- a CDS encoding hemagglutinin repeat-containing protein encodes MPTQLGNPADVTGLVAPSIHGAQRNQQSTVVLPNSSLYTTQPNHPDYLVETDPAFTNYRQWLGGDYLLAAFNPTNKYKRLGDGYYEQKLVNEQIARLTGYRRLDGYNNDEDQLKALMDAGITFARSQQLVPGVALSATQVAQLTSDIVWLENQTVTLKDGSQQTVLVPKVYVVARKGDLNSTGSLISANVLQLSVDDLRNGGTIAGRKVVDLRAQNIEHSGQIRGEKVWLEAKNQINLQGGDIAAGKLLSLTADQINASSTTATSGDKQNGNTVVDKVARLSVGEDGSEGGILSIQSKHDTQLNGAVVRNTSQGGKTQIISEQGNVDLGTVATERHESYGSLNDKNHRHVHQTAEVGTDIQSQGDLLVKAGNDIKIRQGNLDSEKGLTALQAGHDIQISEGRSTLDLDESVYTTSKKLLSKSNQLDTYQRQHDEAQGSSVTGKLVYMDAGHDLNIVGSDIVSEQKAQLHAGHNAQLTTAQSYYNDRESHQTKKSGLMGTGGIGFTIGSKQDQFTQTSQVVQQVGSTAGSLNGDALITAGNQYSQIGSTVSTPKGRITVDAAKINIADAKNIQIGESEYVHQQKGLTIALSTPITNLAQQAIDTAKNAKQVGQSKNARVNAMAAANTAMQAFQTGQAANKIQSGETSPTTVGVSITYGEQKNRQTRNSYHTESQASQILSGVGPAVLSATGQGKDSQINITGSDVIGKGGTALYADGAINLQTAQNTHSEHSRNTSKGWNAGVSVNFNGGSPSFGFTAGGNKGKGYTDGEQTTYRHSHVGSAGSPTVIMSGGDTNIKGAQVTGKGITVRAANLNIESLQDTADYHSRQQNIKGQVTVGYGASASGDYSQSKINAEHRSVSEQSGLFAGEDGFDVQVGGHTQLTGGIITSAQSAEAQGKNRFITGTLTTSDIKNHSRYEGESFGIGASASISGKTLGQGEQNHPQESHLKTVADKNGTSSSIGYGNDSDSQSSITKSGINTQNIRITDEDKQIQLTGKTAQETKADIYTNTTSETTQQHSGSLKNVFDKEAVQSELDLQVQVTKEFGTVAPNLVANASEKLGNVSEYETIALIKADAERTLAQTSDKAERTKLVQIIQQADEYLTANKTAYETWKEGGIGRALLQSGVGGLMTGNASGALAGGTTSLAAPYLNEAEEKLGIVGGGVLNTVGGAAIGYVVGGNVGSAVVGANVDWHNRQLHPSEYKLAEQYADIVASRLKISREEALGRIIRHMQRTVDYATAKADNFRTDDAIISILGANNLPKQDQHYTNPNYNKQYIQNYVRDFNLANQYNYFGKTPTQLRDYKVGVVVDIGKAALNSGINAVESTVNLATGEIDPNSWAYVHMGRIGYTHPEYGNALENTMTLGVAAVTAGRAGTQVRVRNIQQTKLVEELTANGIKFNPNNVVAITKTTDGKIVWLETGNSRAGLNHIIERHRQEFLKKGISESEIPNYLMTAVKNGQIVGMQRTRPIYEFTYNGTKHRVAIDIGNNGFIVGANPKGVVK; translated from the coding sequence TTGCCTACTCAATTAGGCAATCCAGCAGATGTTACGGGTTTGGTAGCTCCATCTATTCATGGAGCACAACGAAATCAGCAATCAACAGTTGTTTTACCCAACAGCAGCCTATACACCACCCAACCCAATCACCCCGACTACCTTGTAGAAACCGACCCAGCCTTTACCAACTACCGCCAATGGCTAGGTGGCGATTACTTGTTAGCTGCCTTTAACCCAACGAACAAGTACAAACGCCTAGGCGATGGTTACTACGAGCAAAAACTGGTCAATGAACAAATCGCCCGTTTAACGGGCTATCGCCGTTTGGATGGCTATAACAACGATGAAGACCAGTTGAAAGCCTTAATGGACGCAGGCATCACCTTTGCCCGCAGCCAACAACTGGTGCCGGGTGTCGCACTCAGTGCCACACAAGTGGCGCAATTAACCAGCGACATTGTTTGGTTGGAGAACCAAACCGTTACCTTGAAAGACGGCAGCCAACAAACCGTACTCGTGCCCAAAGTGTATGTGGTGGCGCGTAAAGGGGATTTGAATAGCACAGGCAGCCTGATTAGTGCCAATGTGTTGCAATTGAGTGTTGACGACCTTCGCAATGGTGGCACCATTGCGGGGCGTAAGGTGGTGGATTTGCGTGCGCAAAATATTGAACACAGCGGGCAAATCCGTGGTGAAAAAGTCTGGCTAGAAGCGAAAAACCAAATCAATCTGCAAGGTGGCGACATTGCCGCAGGCAAGCTATTGAGTTTGACTGCCGACCAAATCAATGCGAGTAGCACCACTGCGACATCGGGCGACAAACAAAACGGCAACACAGTCGTTGATAAAGTGGCGCGCTTATCCGTGGGCGAGGATGGCAGCGAAGGCGGCATACTCAGCATTCAATCCAAACACGACACTCAGCTCAATGGCGCAGTGGTGCGCAATACCAGTCAAGGCGGTAAAACCCAAATCATCTCCGAACAGGGCAATGTGGATTTGGGCACGGTTGCCACGGAACGCCACGAGAGCTATGGCAGCCTGAATGATAAAAACCACCGTCATGTCCATCAAACCGCCGAAGTGGGCACTGACATTCAAAGCCAAGGCGATTTGCTGGTTAAAGCGGGCAATGACATCAAAATCCGTCAAGGGAATTTAGACAGTGAAAAAGGGCTTACTGCGCTGCAAGCAGGGCACGACATCCAAATCAGCGAAGGCAGAAGCACATTGGATTTGGATGAATCGGTGTACACCACATCCAAAAAATTGCTGTCCAAAAGCAACCAGCTAGATACCTACCAACGGCAACATGATGAAGCGCAGGGCAGCAGTGTAACAGGCAAACTGGTTTACATGGACGCAGGACACGACCTGAATATCGTGGGCAGCGATATTGTTTCCGAACAAAAAGCCCAGCTACACGCAGGACATAATGCGCAACTGACGACAGCGCAAAGCTATTACAACGACCGAGAATCCCATCAAACGAAAAAATCAGGATTGATGGGAACCGGTGGTATTGGCTTTACCATTGGCAGCAAACAAGACCAATTCACGCAAACCTCACAAGTGGTGCAGCAGGTTGGTAGTACAGCAGGCAGCCTGAATGGTGATGCGCTTATTACCGCAGGCAATCAGTACAGCCAAATCGGCAGCACCGTTTCTACGCCCAAAGGGCGCATTACCGTTGATGCCGCCAAAATCAACATCGCCGATGCCAAAAACATCCAAATCGGCGAGAGTGAATACGTTCATCAACAAAAAGGGCTCACCATTGCGCTGAGCACACCGATTACCAATTTAGCGCAACAAGCGATTGATACCGCCAAAAATGCCAAACAAGTGGGGCAAAGCAAAAATGCCCGCGTTAATGCTATGGCAGCCGCCAATACTGCCATGCAAGCCTTTCAAACAGGTCAGGCTGCCAACAAAATCCAAAGTGGCGAAACCAGCCCAACCACCGTCGGTGTTTCTATCACCTATGGAGAGCAGAAAAACCGCCAAACCCGCAACAGCTACCATACAGAAAGCCAAGCCAGCCAAATCCTATCAGGCGTAGGTCCTGCTGTATTGAGTGCGACAGGTCAAGGCAAAGACTCTCAAATCAACATCACAGGTTCTGATGTCATCGGTAAGGGCGGTACCGCCCTTTACGCCGATGGCGCAATCAATCTACAAACTGCCCAAAACACCCACTCCGAGCATAGCCGCAACACGAGCAAAGGCTGGAATGCAGGGGTGAGTGTGAACTTTAACGGCGGCTCACCCTCATTCGGCTTTACCGCAGGCGGCAATAAAGGCAAAGGCTATACCGATGGTGAGCAAACCACCTACCGCCACAGCCATGTCGGCAGTGCAGGCAGTCCTACCGTCATTATGAGCGGTGGAGATACCAACATCAAAGGCGCACAAGTAACAGGCAAAGGCATCACCGTACGCGCTGCCAATCTCAACATAGAAAGCCTACAAGACACCGCCGACTACCACAGCCGCCAACAGAATATCAAAGGGCAAGTAACCGTAGGCTATGGCGCATCCGCATCAGGCGATTACAGCCAAAGCAAAATCAACGCCGAACACCGCAGCGTCAGCGAACAAAGCGGACTGTTTGCAGGCGAAGACGGCTTTGATGTCCAAGTAGGCGGGCATACCCAGCTAACAGGCGGCATCATTACCTCCGCCCAAAGCGCAGAAGCACAAGGCAAAAACCGATTCATCACAGGGACACTGACGACAAGCGACATCAAAAACCACAGCCGATACGAAGGCGAAAGTTTCGGCATTGGCGCAAGTGCGTCCATAAGCGGTAAAACACTGGGGCAAGGAGAACAAAACCATCCGCAAGAAAGTCACTTAAAAACCGTAGCCGATAAAAACGGTACAAGTTCATCTATTGGTTATGGCAATGACAGCGACAGTCAAAGCAGCATCACAAAAAGCGGCATCAACACCCAAAATATCCGCATTACAGATGAAGACAAACAAATCCAACTGACGGGCAAAACGGCACAGGAGACCAAAGCCGACATATACACAAACACAACCAGCGAAACCACGCAACAACATTCAGGCAGCCTGAAGAACGTGTTTGATAAAGAAGCAGTGCAAAGCGAGCTGGATTTACAGGTTCAAGTAACAAAAGAATTTGGTACAGTTGCGCCTAATCTTGTTGCAAATGCATCTGAAAAATTAGGCAATGTTTCAGAATATGAAACCATTGCACTCATTAAAGCAGATGCAGAAAGAACACTTGCTCAAACAAGTGATAAAGCTGAACGCACAAAACTTGTACAAATTATCCAACAAGCAGATGAATATTTAACTGCCAATAAAACCGCTTATGAAACATGGAAAGAAGGCGGCATAGGACGAGCTTTGTTGCAATCAGGCGTTGGTGGGCTGATGACAGGTAATGCAAGTGGTGCATTGGCTGGCGGCACAACATCATTGGCTGCTCCCTATTTAAATGAAGCCGAAGAAAAACTTGGTATAGTAGGAGGAGGGGTATTAAACACAGTTGGAGGCGCAGCGATAGGTTATGTAGTGGGCGGTAATGTTGGTTCTGCTGTGGTGGGTGCAAATGTAGATTGGCATAATCGGCAGTTGCATCCGAGTGAATATAAATTAGCAGAACAATATGCAGATATAGTGGCTTCCCGTCTGAAAATTTCAAGAGAAGAAGCACTTGGGCGAATTATTCGGCATATGCAACGAACCGTAGATTACGCAACAGCTAAAGCGGATAATTTCCGTACTGATGACGCCATTATTTCAATTTTAGGAGCAAACAATTTACCCAAGCAAGATCAACATTACACTAATCCGAACTACAACAAACAATACATTCAAAATTATGTTCGTGATTTCAATTTAGCCAATCAATACAATTATTTTGGGAAAACGCCTACTCAATTAAGGGATTATAAAGTTGGAGTTGTTGTAGATATTGGTAAGGCTGCATTAAATAGCGGTATAAATGCAGTTGAATCAACTGTGAATTTAGCTACTGGAGAGATAGATCCAAATTCATGGGCTTATGTACACATGGGGCGTATAGGTTATACACATCCTGAATATGGGAATGCTCTAGAAAATACAATGACACTTGGTGTCGCAGCGGTTACCGCTGGGCGTGCTGGAACACAAGTAAGAGTGAGAAATATACAACAAACTAAACTTGTTGAAGAGTTAACAGCTAATGGTATCAAGTTTAATCCGAATAATGTAGTTGCTATTACTAAAACAACAGACGGGAAAATTGTTTGGTTAGAAACAGGAAATTCAAGGGCTGGACTAAACCATATTATAGAAAGGCACAGACAGGAATTTTTGAAAAAGGGAATATCTGAATCTGAAATTCCTAATTATTTAATGACTGCAGTTAAAAATGGACAAATTGTAGGTATGCAACGCACAAGACCTATATATGAATTCACCTATAACGGCACAAAACACCGTGTGGCTATTGATATAGGCAATAATGGGTTTATTGTTGGTGCTAATCCAAAAGGAGTAGTTAAATGA